The Deltaproteobacteria bacterium DNA window TTGCACTGGCCAGCATAAAAATAAATGACGAAATAAAACTCCTTGATGTCAGGTTTCTTGGGAAAAAAATCCCGTACCATCCGGATCCATCCGGCCGGGGTTACTTTGCACTCCTTGGAGCAGGTCTTGATTGTGAGCCCGGAACCCATATCCTGACTGTCAAATGGCAGGGACCTGATGGTCGTCCCGACCTTTATTCACACGAAGTCCTGGTAATGGCAAGGAGCTTCCCGGTGGAACGCCTTTCTGTACCGGAACGCATGGTGGAATTTCCCCCGAAGGTCCTGGAGCGGGTGCTAGAGGATCAGAAGGCCGTAAAGAGAACATGTAACAAGATTTCAAATAAGCTCTACTGGCAAAGGCCTTTTATATGGCCTGTAAGTTCCAAAATTCTCAGCCCGTTTGGATTAAGGCGGATATTCAATAACAAGCCCAGAAGCCCTCACTCAGGAGTGGATTTAAGGGCCCCTGAAGATACTCCTATCCTCGCTTCCAACTATGGAAAGGTGGTCATGGCCAGAGACTGTTATCTGAGCGGAAAGACAATCATCCTCGATCACGGCGGAGGTCTTTTCACCCTTTATGCACACCTTGCCAGTTGTAAAGTCAGAGAGGGACAGGAAGTGAAGCGGGGCCAGGTTGTCGGTCTTTCCGGGTCCACCGGACGGGCAACAGGGCCGCATCTCCACTGGGGGGTGAGCCTCCTGGGCAAAAGACTTGATCCTGCAGAACTGATGGCCCTGCTTGGTACCCGAAGCTGCCCTTTCCCGTGATAATAAGTTTAGAAGAGGTTGGGGCATCTTCTCAAATCTACAATTCAAACTCAGCCTTGTAAAACTCCGTCTTAATCTTCTTCGACTTAAAGGCATCAATATCATCTAAAAAATCAAGATAGCTCTCAAGGTCCTGCGCATCCTGAGAATTGTTCTTCCTCATAAACGCAAGGTCATTTGAAGAAAGCAAAAGATCATTTTCAAGGTCAAGATCCTTGCTTCTTCTCTTTTCCATCCATGATGTCATAGTACCTGTCCATCTGGCCGTACTTTTCAAAGTACTTTTTGGCCGTTTCCATTTCAATTTCCGGCAGCCTGAGCAGATATTCGATATCGGCCATCTCACGCAGCGCCCGGTTCGGATCATTTTTCATGGCAAAAACCTTCAAGGCTACGAGATGTTCAGGCCTGACTACCGGTACCGTGATATCCCCTAAAATCAAAATACGTCTTGTCCGCGCAAAAATGGTTTCTGCCGTTTCCCCTCTCACATAAACAAAATCGATTCGTCCGAGACCTGATAAAGGGTGCGCGTGATTGGAGTATCCGGTGGAGGCGTGGAGGGTTTCAAATCCCAGGGATTCTAAATTTGAAATAATTTTTGTCTGGTCTTCCTGTCTAACAATAAAGTCAACGTCCTGTGTTGCCCTCACGTATCCATAGGCCTTCAGGGCAAAGGCGCCTATGAGCGCATAGTCAATTTTCTCCTGTTCAAAAAAGTCGATCAAAAGTTGAAATATTTTCTTGAAATTCATAACCGAGCGCGCTTTATATTTACCCTCATCATACATCGGATTCAGACAGTAATCACGCAATTTGTGGATGTTTACAACTGAATGCTCTGCATTTGGAGTTGTCATCAAGGCCGTCAGTCTCCTATCCCAAGTAGACTACAGTCGAAACGCATTCTGCGGGAACATCTCCCAAAGGAGCATCATATTGCAAGTTCGGATCATTAAAAGGTGGTCTGGTCAAGTAAAGGTGATAGGAAATCGCTTTCCAGGGATTGGAGAGAAGGTTTACCAGGGATTGGTGAATTGTGGGGCCCAAAAGCCCCTCAGACTCCATCTCTACCAATTCCTATAACATGAAAATCGTGTATCACGATTGGGATCGGGCTGTCAAGAGATCAGATGATTTTTGGATCCTGAGGTATAAAAGGCATGAATTGGACTCCTGCAGCACAGATTACCCCGTTTGGCTGCTTTGGTGCCTTTTTCAGTGAAAGGTTATGGTTGGTTCTTCGTATCCGGGCCAGCCGCCTGCCTGTATGTATCTGCACGCAGACAGGTTATCAAAATCTTCATGGACAACCGACCCATACCAAGGTTTCGGCTTCTTGCATCGAGACCCCGTATCTTGCCTCCAAAGCCCGAGGTGTTTGAGTATCTGACGAATTACATCCGGGTCCTGGATCAGGCTGATGATCCGCATCTCAGAGCCGCATCGTGGGCAGGTCAGGGGATCGACCTCCCAGACCTTTTTGATAAGCTCCCTCCAGGTCCTGGATGGTGCCCGCGGAGGCTCGTAATCAGATACGTCCAGTATGGTGAAATCCCTGCCGTCATCTTTTCCGGGTGGCTTATCTCCAGGTCTCAGCATTCCCTCTTTGCGCCGCCGCCCTTTTGCCCTGTTTTAATACCAGCCGTAGTAACGCACCATCTGAAAGCCCTTTTCTTAGGTAAAAATCAGCTAATCAATCGTTCCATTTCGGATGAAATGCTGACCAAAAATCAAAAAAGAACATACCTCTATCCTCCCGGAGCCGGGCTGACCATCTCGATACCTGTTAGCGAAACAGAATCAGGCGAGAGCAGTAAGGGCTCTGGTAAATTCCGCCTTGCAGGGCCACCAATCCGCCAGCTTCAGCTTGACCTTGCGGCCGCTCGCAG harbors:
- a CDS encoding peptidase M23, coding for MRSKRQRLPCCLLIFFTVCFFSVLSLSQEIEAGSYPVSVSMEPEEIPLGGIALASIKINDEIKLLDVRFLGKKIPYHPDPSGRGYFALLGAGLDCEPGTHILTVKWQGPDGRPDLYSHEVLVMARSFPVERLSVPERMVEFPPKVLERVLEDQKAVKRTCNKISNKLYWQRPFIWPVSSKILSPFGLRRIFNNKPRSPHSGVDLRAPEDTPILASNYGKVVMARDCYLSGKTIILDHGGGLFTLYAHLASCKVREGQEVKRGQVVGLSGSTGRATGPHLHWGVSLLGKRLDPAELMALLGTRSCPFP